One window of the Synechococcus sp. CC9311 genome contains the following:
- a CDS encoding class I SAM-dependent methyltransferase, whose product MIWGTALNNRDRQAEVMDQAGLDPNEHAEALKGLRRINTISRCSAGLFRPIEALAITQPTTLVRVLELACGGGDTAIDLALMAKRKGLALDIHACDLNPEAIEISRNNARTRKAEVNFFTADALEMPTDPMTFDVVYCTLFAHHLDEIDVVRLLKVMAMRSRKLILVDDLIRSRLGFALAWVGTRLLSRSWVVHTDGPLSVRGALQPDEMITIAKQAGLEDAQIECSWPERYLLSWTRY is encoded by the coding sequence AGCGGAAGTGATGGATCAAGCGGGCCTCGATCCCAATGAGCATGCAGAAGCTTTGAAGGGTTTGAGGCGCATCAATACAATCAGCCGCTGCTCCGCTGGCTTGTTTCGTCCCATCGAGGCTCTAGCGATCACGCAGCCAACCACGCTGGTTCGAGTTCTTGAACTTGCCTGTGGAGGCGGTGATACAGCCATCGACCTAGCGCTGATGGCCAAGCGAAAGGGTTTGGCACTCGACATTCATGCCTGTGATCTCAACCCTGAAGCTATAGAGATATCTCGGAACAATGCAAGGACAAGAAAAGCTGAAGTCAATTTTTTTACGGCTGATGCTCTGGAAATGCCGACAGACCCGATGACCTTTGATGTTGTGTATTGCACACTGTTCGCGCATCACCTTGATGAGATTGACGTGGTTCGTCTCTTAAAAGTGATGGCGATGCGATCGCGAAAACTCATCCTCGTGGATGACTTAATACGTAGCCGGCTTGGGTTTGCATTGGCCTGGGTTGGCACCCGACTGTTAAGTCGTTCCTGGGTGGTTCATACCGATGGTCCACTGTCTGTTCGGGGCGCTTTGCAACCCGATGAAATGATCACCATCGCCAAGCAAGCAGGTCTGGAAGATGCGCAGATCGAATGCTCATGGCCAGAGCGATACCTGTTGAGCTGGACACGGTATTGA
- a CDS encoding NAD(P)/FAD-dependent oxidoreductase, with the protein MQTLWDVLIIGGGPAGGLAALDCAAHGLRVLLVEQRLFPRWKVCGCCFNSQAQAILNSRGQNNLIVDSGGQALQSLRLGLRGREATLALPNGFALSRERFDQALINAAIKAGATARFRVTAQVGTASPGYRSVSLKDRQSGATSHVKARVVLVAAGLTQRCLPQNEAGQSSIRQQSRHGAGCVVDDDSHHYPAGAIHMAIGDRGYVGLVRREDGLLNLAGAFDRDALSQGQGAIDAAQHVLNQAGFPVPAALQQGQRWQLTAALSRSSDVVAGERFLVMGDAAGYVEPFTGEGMAWALTAGAAAAPFVLEGLDRWTEDLETRWKTTLQRHIGRRQTVCRALSSVLKRQSPTALLFELVNRWPAMAEQIISNLNEVKLPSPKGEPCL; encoded by the coding sequence ATGCAAACCTTGTGGGATGTCCTGATCATTGGAGGAGGCCCGGCTGGAGGTCTTGCTGCTTTGGATTGTGCAGCTCATGGATTGCGCGTGTTGCTCGTAGAACAACGGTTATTTCCGCGCTGGAAGGTCTGTGGATGCTGTTTCAACAGCCAGGCCCAAGCGATTCTGAACTCGCGAGGGCAGAACAACTTGATTGTGGATAGCGGTGGACAAGCACTACAAAGCTTGCGACTTGGATTGCGTGGACGGGAGGCAACGTTGGCGCTACCTAACGGCTTTGCACTGTCTCGTGAGCGATTCGATCAAGCCCTGATCAATGCAGCAATCAAAGCTGGAGCAACAGCTCGCTTTCGAGTGACAGCCCAAGTTGGAACCGCATCCCCTGGGTACAGAAGTGTGAGCCTTAAAGATCGTCAAAGTGGGGCTACCAGCCATGTCAAAGCTCGCGTAGTGCTGGTGGCCGCTGGTCTGACCCAACGCTGCCTTCCCCAAAATGAAGCAGGGCAAAGCAGCATTCGTCAGCAATCAAGACATGGTGCTGGATGCGTCGTGGATGATGACAGCCATCACTACCCGGCAGGTGCCATTCACATGGCTATTGGTGATCGGGGCTACGTGGGTTTGGTGCGAAGGGAAGACGGATTGCTCAACCTGGCAGGAGCCTTTGATCGTGACGCTCTATCCCAAGGCCAAGGAGCAATTGATGCGGCACAACACGTTTTGAATCAGGCAGGATTTCCTGTACCAGCTGCACTTCAACAAGGACAACGCTGGCAACTCACTGCAGCTCTGAGCCGGAGCTCAGATGTGGTGGCAGGGGAACGCTTTCTTGTGATGGGTGACGCCGCGGGATATGTCGAGCCCTTCACCGGTGAAGGAATGGCCTGGGCGCTAACGGCGGGTGCTGCTGCTGCACCATTCGTTCTGGAAGGACTGGATCGATGGACTGAGGATTTGGAAACGCGCTGGAAGACAACACTTCAGCGGCATATCGGCAGGCGTCAAACCGTCTGCCGCGCCCTGTCTTCGGTGTTAAAACGGCAGAGCCCCACAGCTTTGTTATTTGAACTCGTAAATCGCTGGCCCGCCATGGCTGAACAGATCATCTCCAACTTGAACGAGGTCAAGTTGCCATCGCCCAAAGGTGAGCCATGCCTCTGA